The following proteins are co-located in the Maridesulfovibrio sp. genome:
- a CDS encoding response regulator: MAEKVLLVDDEKEFVEGLAERMELRGMNVTACTNPQEALDKVDSETFDAIVLDLQMPGIDGIEALKHIRKSRPEMQVILLSGHATVEKGIEAMKLGAMDFVEKPADINVLTDKIKKAQAKKMILVEEKTEEKVKDILSHKGW, encoded by the coding sequence ATGGCAGAAAAAGTACTTCTGGTTGATGACGAAAAGGAATTTGTTGAAGGTTTGGCTGAACGCATGGAACTGCGCGGAATGAATGTAACCGCATGTACCAATCCGCAGGAAGCTCTCGACAAGGTTGATTCTGAAACTTTCGATGCAATTGTGCTTGATCTCCAGATGCCCGGAATTGATGGTATCGAAGCTCTTAAGCATATCAGAAAGTCTAGACCCGAAATGCAGGTTATCCTGCTCAGCGGTCATGCAACCGTAGAGAAAGGCATCGAGGCTATGAAGCTCGGCGCAATGGATTTTGTTGAAAAGCCCGCCGACATTAACGTGCTGACCGATAAGATCAAGAAAGCACAGGCCAAGAAAATGATCCTCGTGGAAGAAAAGACCGAGGAAAAAGTTAAGGATATTCTGAGCCACAAGGGTTGGTAG
- a CDS encoding sensor histidine kinase, producing the protein MGASALQKDRDGLCFFGQISAAISHDLKNVLAIINEDAGLLQDFSLMAAQGMELDPQRLIKLAEKIQGQVKRGDGIIKNMNRFAHSVDLPVCDVDFRELTELVISLLTRIASRKCVTITLKEGEQVNGKGDPFTIQMLMAKALEYSMDSAGRDGELGIEVSSAGGVKAVAISGLSEAISDEQLAELESISVKAGAEPAYVPQDNILTLNF; encoded by the coding sequence ATGGGAGCATCAGCATTGCAGAAAGATCGTGACGGACTCTGCTTTTTCGGGCAGATCAGCGCGGCCATTTCCCATGATCTCAAAAACGTATTGGCTATCATCAATGAAGATGCAGGCCTGTTGCAGGATTTCTCACTCATGGCTGCACAGGGCATGGAACTTGATCCCCAGCGTTTGATTAAACTGGCGGAGAAAATTCAGGGTCAGGTTAAGAGAGGTGATGGAATCATCAAAAATATGAACCGGTTTGCCCACAGTGTGGATCTTCCGGTATGCGATGTTGATTTCCGCGAACTCACGGAACTGGTAATTTCCCTGTTGACCCGCATTGCCTCACGCAAGTGTGTCACAATAACTCTAAAAGAGGGCGAACAGGTTAACGGTAAAGGCGACCCGTTCACCATTCAGATGCTCATGGCTAAAGCCCTTGAGTATTCCATGGACAGTGCCGGCAGGGATGGAGAGCTCGGCATCGAGGTAAGCTCCGCAGGCGGCGTTAAGGCCGTTGCAATTTCAGGATTGAGTGAAGCAATTTCTGATGAACAGCTGGCCGAGCTTGAATCAATATCCGTTAAAGCGGGCGCCGAACCCGCATATGTCCCGCAGGACAATATATTAACTCTTAATTTTTAA
- a CDS encoding response regulator, translated as MKILLVDDESELVSALAERLSFRGFDADWACSGAEAIDKVKNNEYDLAVLDVKMPRMSGLELRAELNKIRSGMKYIFLSGHGSEDDYKAGAAEAECYLVKPVKIEDLVEKINQALGSK; from the coding sequence ATGAAAATTTTATTGGTTGATGATGAATCAGAACTGGTTTCAGCGTTGGCGGAGAGACTTTCCTTTAGGGGATTTGATGCTGATTGGGCCTGTTCCGGGGCGGAAGCAATAGACAAGGTTAAAAATAATGAGTACGACCTCGCGGTTTTGGATGTGAAAATGCCCCGCATGAGCGGGCTGGAGCTGCGGGCCGAATTGAATAAGATTCGTTCAGGTATGAAATATATTTTTCTTTCAGGCCACGGTTCTGAAGATGATTACAAGGCGGGAGCAGCCGAAGCAGAATGTTATCTGGTCAAGCCCGTTAAGATTGAAGATCTGGTTGAAAAAATCAATCAGGCTCTTGGTTCCAAATAA
- a CDS encoding ATP-binding protein — MNIKGIFKPEFWDADPKSAGPYKQLFDYKRIWQLCIGILVAVSLVPILIMASIDFSVTRGAIISENTLEAARTTSNTRRSVSYFLEERKSALQLLVELHDFRSFHDPDKLGEMLNSLKKSFGGFIDLGVINKAGKQVAYVGPYNLEGREYAGQDWFEQTVEQGIYISEVFLGFRDSPHLVIALKHMLDEKTNHFKILRATLDTKQFNGILSSLILSEGEDVFLVNREGILQTPSKWNGDIFSKIGFELPEESFRTKVEQISYRKGAPAIVGYAYLKNTPFVLLYVKTEAEYMGSWKSSRDTVTWFTIISIAVIILVMWAVASYLVDRIYIADMTRSKALRQMEHHNRMASIGRLAAGVAHEINNPLAIINEKAGLLKDLFTFSKAYDADERVIGLVDSVLGSVERCGRITKRLLGFSRQTDMEFRPVYPRRVIETVLSFLDKEAEYRCIDVNVDVDDKIYEVVTDRGKLEQVLLNLINNAFQAMKDGGALSIRVEREDEGQVLFSVKDNGCGIPESDLKRIFEPFYSTKKQSGGTGLGLSITYGLVQDLGGEMKVQSQLGKGTEFSFILPVVPNINGES; from the coding sequence ATGAACATAAAGGGAATATTCAAGCCGGAATTCTGGGATGCGGACCCCAAGTCCGCCGGACCTTACAAGCAGCTGTTTGACTACAAGCGAATCTGGCAGCTTTGTATCGGAATCCTTGTTGCGGTATCTCTTGTTCCCATTTTGATCATGGCTTCCATCGACTTCAGCGTCACCCGGGGAGCGATCATATCTGAAAATACCCTGGAGGCGGCAAGGACTACGTCCAATACCCGCCGTTCGGTTTCCTACTTTCTGGAGGAGCGGAAATCAGCATTACAACTGCTGGTTGAACTGCATGATTTCCGCTCTTTCCATGATCCTGATAAACTGGGTGAAATGCTGAATTCTTTGAAAAAAAGTTTCGGCGGATTCATTGATCTCGGTGTTATTAATAAGGCCGGTAAACAGGTTGCCTACGTAGGTCCTTACAATCTTGAGGGCCGGGAATATGCAGGACAGGACTGGTTCGAACAGACAGTGGAGCAGGGTATTTACATCAGTGAGGTTTTTCTGGGCTTTCGTGACAGTCCTCACCTTGTCATTGCCTTAAAGCATATGCTTGACGAGAAAACCAATCATTTTAAGATTCTGCGTGCAACTCTGGATACTAAGCAGTTTAACGGAATCCTTTCTTCATTGATCCTTTCTGAAGGGGAAGACGTCTTTCTGGTGAACAGGGAAGGGATTCTGCAGACTCCGTCCAAATGGAACGGTGATATTTTTTCAAAGATTGGTTTTGAACTCCCCGAAGAATCCTTCCGTACCAAGGTTGAACAAATTTCTTATCGCAAGGGTGCTCCGGCTATTGTTGGTTATGCCTATCTCAAAAATACTCCCTTCGTGCTTCTCTATGTGAAGACTGAAGCGGAGTATATGGGCAGTTGGAAGAGCTCTCGCGATACGGTGACATGGTTCACCATCATCAGTATTGCCGTCATCATTCTGGTTATGTGGGCTGTTGCATCTTATCTGGTGGATCGCATTTACATCGCAGACATGACACGTTCCAAGGCCTTGAGGCAGATGGAACACCATAACCGTATGGCTTCCATAGGAAGGTTGGCTGCGGGAGTGGCTCATGAGATTAATAATCCACTGGCTATAATCAATGAAAAAGCAGGGCTGCTTAAAGATCTTTTCACTTTCAGCAAAGCGTACGATGCAGATGAACGGGTGATTGGACTCGTGGATTCCGTTCTCGGTTCTGTTGAGCGTTGCGGACGGATCACCAAGCGACTGCTGGGATTTTCCCGCCAGACCGATATGGAATTTCGTCCGGTCTATCCCCGCAGGGTGATTGAAACCGTGCTTAGTTTTTTGGATAAGGAAGCGGAGTACCGCTGTATTGATGTCAATGTGGATGTGGACGATAAAATTTATGAAGTGGTTACTGACCGTGGTAAGCTTGAGCAGGTTTTGCTGAACCTGATCAACAATGCCTTTCAGGCCATGAAAGACGGTGGTGCCCTGAGTATCAGGGTTGAGCGTGAGGATGAAGGGCAAGTGCTGTTTTCAGTGAAGGATAACGGGTGCGGTATTCCTGAATCAGATCTGAAAAGAATTTTTGAACCGTTTTATTCAACTAAAAAGCAATCAGGCGGAACCGGGCTGGGATTATCCATTACCTACGGTCTGGTACAGGACCTTGGCGGTGAAATGAAAGTTCAGAGTCAACTGGGCAAAGGTACTGAGTTCAGCTTCATACTGCCTGTTGTTCCCAATATAAATGGGGAGAGTTAG
- a CDS encoding response regulator, with protein sequence MSDLFIFSGLFCQADAIVKRLIDDIDFKLVTDGDLVADAAALGGMSEKAIAKAFSPKTSIFNKFSHEKERAISWLRLALAKKLAEGQALLVSGMVTQLLSQEISHILKVCIIDDLQKRVETARNESGLSKSEAEKEIHHSDEERATWVRDITGKNDPWSSSLYDMIIPADKTGADESVALIKEQLNNAAVEVTEASRQAVQNFLLAAQVETALVAKGHNVLVSAEDGKVTLAINKKVLMVERLEKDLREIAEPLEGVKSVDVTFGKEYYEADIYRRMDFELPSRVLLVDDEREFVKTLSERLLLRDLGSAVVYDGESALNVVKEDEPEVMILDLKMPGIDGIEVLRRVKSDRPNIEVIILTGHGSEDDRKTCMELGAFAYLNKPVDIDVLSKTLKDAYAKVRNS encoded by the coding sequence ATGTCAGATCTATTTATCTTCAGCGGTCTGTTCTGTCAGGCTGATGCCATTGTAAAACGCTTGATCGATGACATTGATTTCAAGCTTGTTACCGATGGCGACCTCGTGGCTGATGCTGCAGCGCTCGGAGGAATGAGTGAAAAGGCCATAGCTAAGGCTTTTTCTCCCAAGACTTCCATTTTCAATAAGTTCAGCCATGAAAAAGAACGTGCTATTTCGTGGCTCCGGTTGGCTCTTGCTAAAAAACTCGCCGAAGGTCAGGCCCTGCTTGTCTCAGGTATGGTTACCCAGCTCTTGTCTCAGGAGATCAGCCATATCTTAAAGGTTTGCATTATCGACGACCTGCAGAAGAGGGTGGAAACCGCCCGTAACGAGTCCGGGCTTTCCAAAAGCGAGGCTGAAAAAGAAATTCATCATAGTGATGAAGAGCGTGCCACATGGGTTCGCGATATAACCGGGAAGAATGATCCCTGGTCTTCATCTCTGTACGATATGATTATCCCTGCAGATAAGACCGGTGCTGATGAATCTGTGGCCCTGATCAAGGAACAGCTGAATAACGCAGCTGTGGAAGTTACTGAAGCATCCAGACAGGCTGTTCAGAATTTCCTGCTTGCTGCCCAGGTTGAGACTGCGTTGGTAGCGAAAGGGCACAACGTTCTCGTCAGTGCTGAGGATGGCAAGGTAACTCTCGCCATCAATAAGAAAGTTCTCATGGTTGAGCGTCTTGAAAAGGACCTGCGCGAAATCGCCGAGCCTTTGGAAGGCGTCAAGAGTGTGGATGTGACCTTCGGTAAGGAATACTATGAGGCTGATATCTATCGCCGCATGGATTTCGAACTTCCTTCCCGTGTCCTGCTGGTTGACGATGAGCGTGAATTTGTTAAGACCCTGTCTGAACGTTTGTTGCTGCGTGATCTCGGTTCAGCAGTTGTTTACGATGGTGAATCTGCACTTAATGTAGTTAAGGAAGATGAACCTGAAGTAATGATCCTTGACCTGAAGATGCCCGGCATCGACGGTATTGAGGTTCTGCGTCGTGTTAAGTCCGACCGTCCCAACATCGAAGTCATCATCCTTACCGGTCACGGTTCCGAAGACGACCGCAAGACCTGTATGGAGCTCGGCGCGTTTGCTTACCTGAACAAGCCTGTGGATATCGATGTGCTCAGCAAGACTCTTAAGGACGCTTACGCCAAGGTGCGTAACTCTTAA
- a CDS encoding SulP family inorganic anion transporter has protein sequence MLTRIFPFLGWFKKYSGAAFRADIISGLTVALVLIPQSMAYAQLAGMPAYYGLYASLLPPMVAALFGSSRQLATGPVAVVSLMTAASLEPLATAGSEGYIAYALLLALLVGIFQFLLGVLRLGLVVNFLSHPVVNGFTNAAAIIIASSQLSKMFGVYVDKAELHFETIMRVIKGAMHYTHLPTLGMGILAFAIMVGLKRINPKIPNVLCAVVITTLLSWATGFNHDAKVDVSAIQDTEVQALIADFNKSVSGIEELAVKRTEIAALEDKAKADKNQIGYYDAEHDLAVVNYQVNVLKHKSHELRASLRHILFDGVEQADGSITFYVQGKTPQGVTTDGRTWRVKVGNKLLDTTSLKMMGGGAVVGNVPSGFPAIAVPTLDLKVILKLLPFAVIISLLGFMEAISIAKAMAAKTGQRLDPNQELIGQGLANMLGACGSAYPASGSFSRSAVNLQAGAVTGLSSVFTSAIVAVTLLFFTPLLYHLPQAVLAAVIMMAVIGLINASGFIHAWKAQKYDGAISIISFIATLAFAPHLDKGIMIGVALSLGVFLYKSMRPRVSNLSKGEDEVLCDASIHGLRECDHIAIVRFGGPLFFANASFLEDQITDRLMNMPKLKHIILVCSGINDIDASGEEALSLIVDTVRSGGRDISLSGVNESVMDVLGRTHLLEKIGRDHVFADTDSALCRTHAQAHHDGTEDDCPLTTYCRVRGNA, from the coding sequence ATGCTTACTAGAATTTTTCCTTTTCTGGGCTGGTTCAAAAAGTACAGCGGAGCGGCTTTCAGAGCGGATATTATTTCCGGTCTGACCGTTGCACTGGTTCTTATTCCCCAGTCCATGGCGTATGCGCAGCTTGCAGGGATGCCTGCTTACTACGGTCTCTACGCCTCTCTGCTTCCTCCCATGGTCGCAGCTCTGTTCGGCTCCAGCCGACAGCTCGCTACCGGTCCCGTTGCAGTTGTTTCCCTTATGACCGCAGCTTCCCTTGAGCCTCTTGCTACTGCAGGCAGCGAAGGTTACATCGCTTATGCATTGCTGCTGGCCCTGCTGGTTGGTATTTTCCAGTTCCTGCTTGGCGTGTTGCGCCTCGGTCTGGTTGTTAACTTCCTTTCCCACCCGGTTGTTAACGGTTTTACCAACGCAGCGGCTATCATCATTGCCTCTTCCCAGCTTTCAAAGATGTTCGGCGTATACGTGGATAAAGCTGAACTTCATTTTGAAACAATTATGAGGGTCATTAAGGGCGCAATGCATTATACCCATCTACCTACTCTAGGTATGGGTATTCTGGCCTTCGCTATCATGGTCGGACTTAAACGGATTAACCCCAAGATTCCCAACGTGCTTTGCGCGGTTGTGATAACTACTCTTCTTTCATGGGCCACCGGCTTTAATCATGATGCAAAAGTTGATGTTTCCGCTATTCAGGATACTGAGGTTCAGGCTCTTATCGCTGACTTCAACAAGTCTGTTTCCGGTATTGAAGAACTTGCGGTTAAACGTACTGAAATTGCTGCCCTTGAAGACAAAGCCAAGGCAGACAAGAACCAGATCGGCTATTACGATGCAGAGCATGACCTTGCCGTAGTCAACTATCAGGTTAATGTTCTTAAACATAAGTCACATGAACTGCGTGCTTCCCTGCGTCACATCCTCTTTGACGGTGTGGAGCAGGCCGACGGTTCCATAACTTTTTATGTGCAGGGCAAAACTCCTCAGGGTGTAACCACAGACGGACGTACCTGGCGTGTAAAAGTCGGCAACAAGTTACTCGATACCACCTCTTTGAAAATGATGGGCGGCGGTGCTGTTGTCGGAAACGTTCCTTCCGGTTTTCCCGCAATTGCGGTTCCTACTCTTGATCTTAAGGTTATACTTAAGCTGCTCCCCTTTGCGGTCATCATTTCCCTGCTCGGTTTTATGGAAGCTATTTCCATTGCAAAAGCTATGGCGGCTAAGACCGGTCAGAGACTTGACCCCAACCAGGAACTTATCGGTCAGGGCCTTGCGAACATGCTTGGTGCTTGCGGTTCCGCATATCCTGCTTCCGGTTCATTCTCCCGTTCCGCAGTTAACCTGCAGGCCGGTGCTGTAACCGGACTTTCAAGTGTATTCACCTCCGCCATCGTGGCTGTCACCCTGTTGTTCTTCACCCCGCTGCTGTACCATCTGCCGCAGGCTGTACTGGCTGCTGTTATCATGATGGCTGTTATCGGGCTGATCAACGCTTCCGGTTTTATCCATGCATGGAAGGCCCAGAAATATGACGGCGCTATCTCAATTATCTCATTTATTGCAACTCTTGCCTTTGCACCGCACCTTGATAAGGGTATCATGATCGGTGTGGCCCTTTCGCTTGGTGTATTCCTCTATAAGAGCATGCGCCCGCGCGTTTCAAACCTGTCGAAAGGAGAGGACGAGGTGTTGTGTGATGCAAGCATTCATGGCCTGCGTGAGTGTGACCATATTGCGATTGTTCGCTTTGGCGGTCCCCTGTTCTTTGCTAATGCCAGCTTCCTTGAAGATCAGATTACCGATCGACTGATGAATATGCCTAAATTGAAGCATATAATTCTTGTTTGCAGCGGTATTAACGATATTGATGCATCCGGCGAAGAAGCTCTTTCTCTGATTGTCGATACTGTCAGAAGCGGTGGAAGGGATATCTCTCTTTCCGGCGTAAACGAGAGTGTAATGGATGTGCTTGGAAGGACTCATTTACTTGAGAAAATTGGAAGAGATCATGTGTTTGCGGATACCGACAGTGCACTCTGTAGAACTCATGCTCAAGCTCACCATGACGGTACTGAGGATGATTGTCCGCTCACAACATATTGCCGTGTCCGCGGTAACGCCTAG
- a CDS encoding TetR/AcrR family transcriptional regulator, with protein sequence MTKMSKKKAAILEAATILFANKGFADTSMQELSKMTGAAEGTIFYHFKNKEHLLLTILEATKARILEEFEAHMQQHAPGTGLEMMEEVVAFYLLLAGRMEYQFLLLHRHFLYQFAESRPEFRENLEAIYNCLVILFEQAIQKGLDDGSIGDVNPRKSALIIFTMVDGLVRFKNFNLYDAGALYNELIRSVRRMLKPN encoded by the coding sequence ATGACCAAGATGTCCAAAAAGAAGGCGGCAATACTGGAGGCTGCCACCATCCTTTTCGCCAATAAGGGATTTGCAGACACTTCCATGCAGGAACTGTCCAAAATGACCGGAGCGGCGGAAGGTACCATTTTCTATCACTTCAAGAACAAGGAGCATCTCCTGTTGACGATCCTTGAGGCAACAAAGGCTCGCATACTGGAGGAATTCGAGGCTCATATGCAGCAGCATGCCCCGGGTACAGGCCTTGAAATGATGGAAGAGGTGGTTGCGTTTTACCTTCTTCTTGCTGGACGGATGGAATATCAGTTTCTGCTTTTACACCGACACTTTCTTTATCAGTTCGCCGAAAGCCGACCTGAATTCCGGGAAAACCTTGAAGCCATCTATAATTGCCTGGTCATCCTTTTTGAGCAGGCTATCCAAAAGGGGTTGGATGATGGCTCCATCGGAGACGTTAACCCGCGAAAGAGTGCACTTATCATATTCACGATGGTCGATGGTTTAGTGAGATTCAAGAATTTTAATCTCTATGATGCGGGTGCCCTGTACAACGAATTGATCAGGTCCGTCCGCAGGATGTTGAAACCTAACTAG
- a CDS encoding aminotransferase class V-fold PLP-dependent enzyme has product MIGDDFAELKLFITGPILLREEVRKAGLLPEFGHRDAENPKRFEPIMRNLKIIAGNPEGYIPVIFNGSGTNVLEASIRSLVADSEKVLNVSVGAFGDLYHQLAVVNGKNAVQLKFPYGQAISLEKLEEALKEHKPDVVTFTHNETSTGVINDVVAVCEMIRAHGAAPIIDGVSIFGGAPSLINECRPLMYCTSTQKSLGLPAGFGIGFISEEALQKAESVANRGYTTDIIAQVGKAKINQTLTTPNGTLANQMCVQLDYIVNDETVAGRFKRHEDMRAIAHKWAETMDGYELFAQEGYRSPSLTTFKTPSHMNIEKLKEVKELMRGHGYLFDPGYGKINKELEEQGESPIFRVGHMADIQPEMVEEYLKVLGGVLKGFK; this is encoded by the coding sequence ATGATCGGTGACGATTTTGCAGAGCTCAAACTTTTTATAACCGGCCCCATACTTTTGCGTGAAGAAGTGCGTAAAGCCGGGCTTCTTCCCGAATTCGGACACCGGGATGCAGAGAATCCCAAACGGTTCGAACCTATCATGCGCAATCTTAAAATCATTGCCGGAAATCCTGAAGGATACATCCCGGTTATCTTTAATGGATCAGGTACAAACGTTCTTGAAGCCTCAATCCGTTCGCTTGTTGCGGATTCCGAGAAGGTGCTCAATGTTTCCGTGGGCGCATTCGGTGATCTTTACCACCAGTTGGCTGTGGTCAACGGCAAGAATGCTGTTCAGCTTAAATTCCCTTATGGACAGGCTATCAGTCTGGAAAAATTGGAAGAAGCTCTCAAAGAACACAAACCGGATGTGGTTACTTTCACTCACAATGAAACCTCAACCGGGGTCATCAACGATGTTGTTGCGGTTTGCGAAATGATTCGCGCTCATGGTGCCGCTCCGATTATTGATGGAGTTTCCATTTTTGGCGGTGCTCCCTCTTTAATTAATGAATGCAGGCCGCTAATGTATTGCACTTCTACCCAGAAGTCTCTGGGACTGCCCGCTGGATTCGGTATCGGCTTTATCAGCGAGGAAGCATTGCAGAAGGCTGAGTCTGTCGCCAACCGGGGATACACCACTGACATTATCGCTCAGGTAGGTAAAGCCAAGATCAACCAGACCCTGACTACTCCCAACGGCACCCTCGCCAACCAGATGTGTGTGCAGTTGGACTATATAGTTAATGATGAAACAGTGGCAGGACGATTTAAGCGCCATGAAGATATGCGCGCTATTGCTCATAAATGGGCAGAGACAATGGACGGCTATGAACTTTTCGCACAGGAAGGGTATCGTTCTCCCAGTCTGACCACTTTTAAGACTCCTTCTCATATGAACATTGAGAAGCTCAAGGAAGTTAAGGAGCTCATGCGCGGGCATGGTTACCTTTTTGATCCGGGATACGGCAAGATTAACAAAGAGCTGGAAGAGCAGGGTGAATCCCCAATTTTCCGCGTAGGGCACATGGCAGATATTCAACCGGAAATGGTTGAGGAGTATCTTAAGGTGCTCGGTGGAGTGCTTAAGGGATTTAAGTAG